Proteins from a genomic interval of Lolium perenne isolate Kyuss_39 chromosome 1, Kyuss_2.0, whole genome shotgun sequence:
- the LOC127304007 gene encoding probable glucuronosyltransferase Os10g0205300 — MAPPCSPRRPISAPCFLICFLLGFVAGLFFFAHRHLHLDHQLPLPSATEAVTDPSRHPHPHPPPPPPPLQPKLLLVVTPTRARPLQAYYLRRLAHALRLAPSPLLWLVVEDGAATGETAALLRGCGVMYRHLSSPAPEPPQEPRRRRQDLPVDSRARRRNAALDHIEHHRLHGIVYFADETNVYSLDLFHHLRQIRSFGTWPVAMLAPGKSKTILAGPVCNGSRVVGWHTAEKSRRLRRFHVDMSGFAFSSTMLWDTKKRAHQAWNYIRLLDTVKLGFQVTTFIEQLVEDETHMEGIPAGCSKIMNFHLHMEDRDLLYPKGWQITENLDVVIPLNQEGSTRL; from the exons ATGGCGCCGCCCTGCTCGCCGCGGCGCCCCATCTCGGCGCCGTGCTTCCTCATCTGCTTCCTCCTCGGCTTCGTCGCCGGCCTCTTCTTCTTCgcgcaccgccacctccacctcgACCACCAGCTCCCGCTGCCCTCCGCTACAGAGGCCGTCACGGACCCGTCCCGCCACCCTCACCctcacccgccgccgccgccgccgcctctacaGCCGAAGCTGCTCCTGGTCGTCACGCCGACCCGCGCCCGCCCGCTCCAGGCCTACTACCTGCGCCGGCTCGCGCACGCGCTCCGCCTCGCGCCGTCCCCGCTGCTCTGGCTCGTCGTCGAGGATGGCGCCGCCACGGGCGAGACGGCCGCTCTGCTCCGCGGCTGCGGGGTCATGTATCGCCACCTATCCTCCCCCGCCCCCGAGCCGCCCCAGGAGCCCCGCCGCCGGAGGCAGGACCTCCCCGTGGACAGCCGCGCGCGCCGCCGGAACGCGGCGCTCGACCATATCGAGCACCACCGCCTGCACGGCATCGTATACTTCGCCGACGAGACCAACGTCTACTCCCTTGACCTCTTCCACCACCTTCGCCAGATAAG GAGTTTCGGCACCTGGCCTGTCGCAATGCTTGCCCCGGGGAAGAGCAAGACGATACTGGCAGGGCCGGTGTGTAACGGGAGCCGAGTGGTGGGGTGGCATACGGCCGAGAAGAGCAGGAGGCTGCGTAGGTTCCATGTCGACATGTCAGGCTTTGCTTTCAGCAGCACTATGCTGTGGGACACCAAGAAGAGGGCTCATCAGGCCTGGAACTACATCCGGCTGCTGGACACGGTCAAGCTGGGGTTTCAA GTGACGACATTTATAGAACAACTTGTGGAAGATGAAACTCATATGGAGGGCATACCAGCTGGCTGTTCAAAAATCATGAACTTTCATCTTCATATGGAAGACAGAGATCTTTTATATCCAAAGGGTTGGCAAATCACGGAAAACCTGGATGTTGTTATTCCTCTGAACCAAGAAGGAAGTACACGACTGTAG
- the LOC127304018 gene encoding ubiquitin-fold modifier-conjugating enzyme 1: MEGWDKGTKSVVGEIPLLSTRAGPRDGDAWRQRLKEEYRALIAYTSVNKSKDNDWFRISAANPEGTRWEGTCWYVHNLRRYEFPLQFDIPVTYPQVAPEIELPTLDGKTHKMYRGGKICLTVHFKPLWAKNCPRFGLAHALCLGLAPWLAAEVPILVDSGMVKHKDDEAAPADAAAASGSAAASS, encoded by the exons ATGGAGGGCTGGGACAAGGGCACGAAGAGCGTGGTGGGCGAGATCCCGCTGCTGTCGACGCGGGCGGGTCCTCGCGACGGCGATGCGTGGCGGCAGCGGCTCAAGGAGGAGTACCGCGCCCTCATCGCCTACACCTCGGTGAACAAGTCCAAGGACAACGACTGGTTCCGCATCTCCGCCGCCAACCCGGAGGGCACCCGCTGGGAGGGCACCTGCTGGTACGTCCACAACCTCCGCCGCTACGAGTTCCCCCTCCAGTTCGACATCCCCGTCACCTACCCTCAGGTCGCCCCCGAGATCGAGCTCCCCACCCTCGATGGCAAGACACACAAG ATGTACCGCGGGGGCAAGATCTGCCTCACCGTGCACTTCAAGCCGCTGTGGGCCAAGAACTGCCCAAGGTTTGGGCTCGCGCACGCTCTCTGCCTCGGGCTCGCGCCGTGGCTCGCGGCGGAGGTGCCCATCCTGGTGGATTCGGGCATGGTGAAGCACAAGGACGACGAGGCAGCTCCTGCAGACGCCGCGGCTGCGTCTGGCTCTGCTGCTGCTTCTTCTTAG